The Ranitomeya imitator isolate aRanImi1 chromosome 3, aRanImi1.pri, whole genome shotgun sequence genome has a window encoding:
- the LOC138672401 gene encoding olfactory receptor 56A4-like, which translates to MMIFVVIVIEPRLHHPMYYFLGMLSVIDICLSTVATPKILFMLWTNSATVTASACFSQMFFSIMWSASESSILLFMAYDRYVAICDPLHYSSIITGQFVAKACVFILVRNMAVALPMPLLAVNLDYCSNREIFHCYCENMSIEKLACSDNTSSSIYGLVVFIVVGGSDVLLIIISYFVILRTVVVARSFSAASKAFRTCGTHFIVMLMFYITIATTIVSNRAVQEIPRQVHVVLSLLHHLLPPALNPVVYGVLTKEIRYALHRTIRKIKIQP; encoded by the coding sequence ATGATGATCTTTGTGGTGATTGTCATTGAGCCCAGACTCCATCATCCCATGTACTACTTTCTGGGAATGCTCTCTGTGATTGATATTTGTCTCAGTACGGTCGCCACTCCCAAGATTCTTTTTATGCTTTGGACAAACTCTGCCACTGTGACTGCCAGCGCTTGCTTTAGCCAAATGTTCTTCTCCATCATGTGGTCAGCTTCAGAATCTTCCATACTCCTGTTCATGGCTTATGACCGCTATGTGGCCATCTGTGATCCTCTTCACTATTCTTCTATCATCACAGGACAATTTGTGGCCAAAGCTTGTGTCTTCATTTTGGTCAGAAACATGGCCGTTGCTTTGCCCATGCCTCTGCTAGCGGTAAATCTGGATTATTGCTCCAACCGAGAAATATTTCATTGTTATTGTGAGAACATGTCTATAGAAAAGCTGGCCTGCAGTGACAATACTTCCAGCAGCATCTACGGCCTGGTAGTCTTCATTGTGGTGGGTGGCAGTGATGTACTGCTCATCATCATATCATATTTTGTCATCCTACGAACAGTGGTGGTGGCTCGTTCATTCAGCGCTGCCTCCAAAGCTTTCCGTACCTGCGGCACTCACTTCATCGTTATGTTAATGTTCTATATCACAATCGCAACCACTATAGTATCTAATCGAGCAGTCCAGGAGATCCCCCGACAAGTGCATGTTGTCCTTTCTCTTCTCCATCACCTTCTGCCTCCAGCTTTGAATCCAGTGGTGTACGGTGTGCTTACCAAGGAGATCCGATATGCTCTACACAGAACTATTAGGAAGATTAAAATTCAGCCTTGA